Proteins encoded by one window of Antechinus flavipes isolate AdamAnt ecotype Samford, QLD, Australia chromosome 4, AdamAnt_v2, whole genome shotgun sequence:
- the C4H6orf120 gene encoding UPF0669 protein C6orf120 homolog, producing the protein MAIPWKKALLILLTSQALSLVNSIEEEEVPEEWILLHVVQGQIGAGNYSYLRLNHEGKIVLQMKSLKGDADLYVSDTTLHPSFDEYELQSVTCGQDVVFVPGHFQRPVGIGIYGHPSHLESEFEMKVYYDRTVVEYPFGEATYATDGKATSQKQPYTPEDTSQDEESIVWTIIIGILKLILEILF; encoded by the coding sequence ATGGCAATACCCTGGAAGAAAGCCCTTCTGATACTTCTAACATCCCAAGCATTGTCCTTAGTGAATAGCATTGAGGAGGAAGAAGTACCTGAAGAATGGATTCTCCTGCATGTGGTTCAGGGGCAGATTGGAGCTGGAAATTATAGTTATTTGAGACTAAATCATGAAGGGAAAATAGTTCTTCAAATGAAAAGCTTAAAAGGTGATGCAGATTTGTATGTATCTGATACCACGCTTCACCCAAGTTTTGATGAGTATGAATTACAGTCTGTAACTTGTGGCCAGGATGTTGTTTTTGTGCCGGGACACTTCCAGCGCCCTGTGGGAATAGGTATCTATGGACATCCATCTCACCTTGAGAGTGAATTTGAAATGAAAGTGTATTATGATAGAACGGTTGTAGAATATCCGTTTGGTGAAGCAACTTATGCCACAGATGGTAAAGCTACAAGCCAAAAGCAGCCTTATACACCAGAAGATACATCTCAAGATGAAGAATCTATTGTTTGGACAATAATAATTGGCATTTTGAAACTAATACTTgagattcttttttaa